From the Myxococcales bacterium genome, one window contains:
- a CDS encoding alpha/beta fold hydrolase, whose protein sequence is MSDRDDPSQRRKLANLRESARAAVQRSSWVARWIGEAPSRWLGRRSVVGQDLVGGADGLAYLRGLARGNRVRRQENFSELDPGAPPVLLIHGFLGTRGSMYLLEKRLRDDGFMVISFNIGAVNTRDIRRSAFLIRTKVERILAGSPWQKIDILGHSMGGLIGLYYAKKLGGAARIRKLIMMGTPVQGTWVALAGIATLGLWSTSSWQLLPRSRFLDELAAGPMPPGLEAYTLAAARDWVVPLRRTKVQGSTPVTVPLGHSSLVVSEDVYHRVSTILRPPADPDSPIDPLEEP, encoded by the coding sequence ATGAGCGATCGAGACGACCCGTCCCAGCGCCGGAAGCTCGCCAACCTGCGCGAGAGCGCCCGGGCGGCGGTGCAGCGGTCGTCGTGGGTCGCGCGCTGGATCGGCGAGGCGCCGTCGCGCTGGCTCGGGCGCCGCAGCGTCGTCGGCCAGGATCTGGTCGGCGGCGCCGACGGCCTCGCGTACCTGCGCGGCCTCGCGCGCGGCAATCGCGTGCGCCGGCAGGAGAACTTCAGCGAGCTCGATCCCGGCGCGCCGCCGGTGTTGCTGATCCACGGCTTCCTCGGCACCCGCGGCTCGATGTACCTCCTCGAGAAGCGGCTGCGCGACGACGGCTTCATGGTGATCTCGTTCAACATCGGCGCCGTCAACACCCGCGACATCCGGCGCTCGGCGTTCCTCATCCGCACCAAGGTCGAGCGGATCCTGGCCGGCTCGCCGTGGCAGAAGATCGACATCCTCGGCCACTCGATGGGCGGCCTGATCGGCCTGTACTACGCCAAGAAGCTCGGCGGCGCGGCGCGCATCCGCAAGCTGATCATGATGGGCACGCCGGTGCAGGGCACGTGGGTCGCGCTGGCCGGCATCGCGACCCTGGGGCTGTGGTCGACGTCGTCGTGGCAGCTCCTGCCGCGCAGCCGGTTCCTCGACGAGCTCGCGGCCGGGCCCATGCCGCCGGGGCTCGAGGCGTACACGCTGGCGGCGGCCCGCGACTGGGTCGTCCCGCTGCGCCGGACCAAGGTGCAGGGCTCGACGCCGGTGACGGTGCCGCTCGGGCACTCGAGCCTGGTCGTGTCCGAGGACGTCTATCACCGGGTCTCGACCATCCTGCGCCCGCCGGCCGATCCTGATTCGCCCATCGACCCGCTCGAGGAGCCGTGA
- a CDS encoding DUF4388 domain-containing protein — MTERPRFALRFISGKYQGGEFPLRVNREIIIGRSSDLDMVLVEDMVSRRHAKITTTENDILIQDVGSTNGTFVNGEKIAGRARLTEGDRILVGTSIIKVVQVSEQAAAPTEAEARRKLEAGAARQSSTAGRPMSGVIEEIPLPDLLQLLSTSRKSGVLSIGSSGGVGKIYLRKGQLYFAAINDDFALSPQKAIYRMLTWQTGTFELEPSVEIQVMEEIQESTEALLMEGVRQLDEINNVAHLLPPPGSPLAVPTPLAGRLRDLTPAELDTFQLVLDHGQLQKVLDHYPGTDLDCANTLVALIKREFVVVP; from the coding sequence ATGACTGAACGGCCACGCTTCGCGCTTCGTTTCATCTCCGGCAAGTACCAGGGGGGAGAGTTCCCCCTGCGCGTCAACCGCGAGATCATCATCGGCCGGTCCAGTGATCTGGACATGGTGCTGGTCGAGGACATGGTCTCCCGGCGCCACGCCAAGATCACGACCACCGAGAACGACATCCTGATCCAGGACGTCGGCTCCACCAACGGCACCTTCGTCAACGGCGAGAAGATCGCCGGGCGCGCGCGGCTGACCGAGGGCGACCGCATCCTGGTCGGCACCTCGATCATCAAGGTCGTGCAGGTCAGCGAGCAGGCCGCCGCCCCGACCGAGGCCGAGGCCCGCCGCAAGCTCGAGGCCGGCGCCGCCCGCCAGAGCTCGACCGCCGGCCGGCCGATGTCGGGCGTGATCGAGGAGATCCCGCTGCCCGACCTGCTGCAGCTGCTGTCGACCAGCCGCAAGTCGGGCGTGCTGTCGATCGGCTCGAGCGGCGGCGTCGGCAAGATCTACCTGCGCAAGGGCCAGCTCTACTTCGCCGCGATCAACGACGACTTCGCGCTGTCGCCGCAGAAGGCGATCTACCGGATGCTGACCTGGCAGACCGGCACGTTCGAGCTCGAGCCGTCGGTCGAGATCCAGGTGATGGAGGAGATCCAGGAGTCGACCGAGGCGCTGCTCATGGAGGGCGTGCGCCAGCTCGACGAGATCAACAACGTCGCCCACCTGCTGCCGCCGCCGGGCTCGCCGCTCGCGGTGCCGACGCCGCTGGCCGGCCGCCTGCGCGACCTGACGCCGGCCGAGCTCGACACGTTCCAGCTCGTGCTCGACCACGGCCAGCTGCAGAAGGTGCTCGATCACTACCCGGGCACCGATCTCGACTGCGC